The following are from one region of the Silene latifolia isolate original U9 population chromosome 9, ASM4854445v1, whole genome shotgun sequence genome:
- the LOC141598406 gene encoding uncharacterized protein LOC141598406: MEHDKQLTMFPWRLQPPRKLQSLKEHFVHRAMDRRRGVIENHHLGTEIFIEAMLNAVHNVAHFLPWPSEAFDILSGWAFPSQSYRDHMTCESVETVPTIVLGES, from the exons ATGGAACATGATAAGCAGTTGACAATG TTCCCTTGGCGTCTTCAGCCTCCAAGAAAATTGCAAAGCTTAAAGGAACACTTTGTTCATCGTGCTATGGATCGTAGGCGAGGAGTTATAGAG AATCATCATCTTGGTACTGAAATTTTCATTGAAGCAATGTTGAATGCGGTGCACAATGTGGCCCATTTTCTTCCTTGGCCTTCAGAAGCTTTCGACATTCTGTCAGGATGGGCTTTTCCTTCTCAAAGCTATCGTGATCACATGACTTGTGAGTCTGTTGAGACAGTTCCTACGATTGTACTGGGAGAGAGTTAG